The following are encoded together in the Macadamia integrifolia cultivar HAES 741 chromosome 10, SCU_Mint_v3, whole genome shotgun sequence genome:
- the LOC122092388 gene encoding disease resistance protein RPS5-like, with product MLTEKESCSGGRGKEKAPHTTLKSVGFLILSSFSIQLSHFLHSQALQLCFRLMAATPTVVQSSSSSSPIWDVFLSFGEEDTRHNFTHDLYASLVKEGIKTFKDDEKLRRGELISEVLEEAIKESRIFIVIFSTNYVNSRWCQEELTLIMERWEKHDQKVFPVFLMDVNQLNVQNQNWSFGELEELFGLEKGERWRSALRTAAQLYGWCFKDFGDEEKLIQKIVKDVIRYTKRKKQLLRPPPPEPVIEIPNKPVLKTQPSTESMLQQMFDWICDPDPCLGIIGIYGMGGVGKTTLAREVNNRFERDLANGVNIPFETVIMVTVSATPNIRRIQTYISKRLGLPDDSEAVALFRALMKKKFLLILDDVWSELMLEDVGIPCLPNDKGSKILVTSQNRDTCTDMGATKTINVHPLSESESWDLFVEKAGKHVAVDDIKPSAEKIVRRCKGLPLAIVIVAHAMAKQHGVEMWENASREMKQSDKDLRGMIDEVLLPLKFSYDSLDNEMLKSLFLYCACFPEDYNIRGDLDDMLNYWVGEVIVDQLGSLKASRDKFEDLIQSLKISCMLEDGEEKGSVRVHSIMRDLALWITSLEYSDSSIKFLNRTGISVKEAPKAHEWVNASRISLIDTQIKKFPELGEACQKLTAFLFRENKHFSVIPQTNFLQHMGHLRALDLSRSQNLASFPNSLSCLVNIRVLRLHMCKRLRALPLPVLGMLRQLQVLDLGWCSQLDQQILGGSECERLRYLDVKFSKVSIPAGVISGLDNLEELRFYASNKIKWRVNSGEEDEKMDGSESTSGESIIDVRELSCLTNLTSLTISFEDIIISDWFKPLANKIIALNLNHCTVEKQDSLEALNLDKSQNLWQLIIEDCPVVEKCNSLKMVFTEEMPRLFNNLKEIRVGYCVRVEVLIEAEEEEEE from the exons ATGTTGACCGAAAAGGAAAGCTGTAGTGGTGGGCGTGGAAAGGAAAAGGCACCACATACAACTCTCAAGTCTGTTGGCTTTCTCATCCTTTCATCCTTCTCCATTCAACTTTCACACTTTCTTCACAGCCAAGCTCTGCAACTCTGTTTCAGATTGATGGCCGCCACGCCCACTGTCGTCCAGTCTTCTTCATCCTCATCGCCCATATGGGATGTATTCTTGAGTTTCGGAGAAGAAGATACACGACACAACTTCACACATGACCTCTATGCCTCCCTAGTCAAGGAAGGGATCAAAACATTCAAGGATGATGAGAAACTGAGAAGAGGGGAGCTGATCTCTGAAGTCCTCGAAGAGGCAATCAAGGAATCAAGAATTTTCATTGTCATATTCTCCACGAACTATGTTAATTCCAGATGGTGCCAAGAAGAActcaccttgattatggaaCGCTGGGAAAAGCATGACCAGAAGGTTTTTCCAGTTTTCCTCATGGATGTCAATCAATTGAACGTACAGAACCAGAATTGGAGCTTTGGAGAGCTGGAAGAGCTATTCGGCCTAGAGAAGGGGGAAAGGTGGAGGTCAGCCCTGAGAACAGCTGCTCAACTCTACGGGTGGTGCTTCAAAGATTTTGG GGATGAAGAGAAGTTGATTCAAAAGATAGTGAAAGATGTCATCCGgtataccaaaagaaaaaagcaattACTAAGGCCTCCTCCTCCAGAGCCTGTGATAGAGATCCCAAACAAGCCAGTACTGAAGACCCAGCCATCAACCGAAAGCATGCTGCAGCAGATGTTTGATTGGATATGTGATCCTGATCCATGTCTTGGCATCATTGGAATATATGGTATGGGGGGAGTGGGTAAAACCACTCTAGCCAGAGAAGTAAATAATCGCTTCGAAAGAGATTTGGCTAACGGAGTTAACATACCTTTTGAGACTGTGATAATGGTCACAGTGTCTGCCACTCCCAACATACGACGTATCCAAACCTATATCAGTAAGCGCCTTGGATTACCAGATGATAGTGAAGCTGTTGCATTGTTTAGAGccttgatgaagaagaaatttcttttaattttggaTGATGTTTGGTCTGAATTAATGCTAGAGGATGTTGGAATCCCTTGCCTTCCAAATGACAAAGGGAGCAAGATCCTAGTGACCAGTCAAAATCGAGACACATGCACTGATATGGGTGCTACGAAAACAATTAATGTGCATCCATTATCAGAATCCGAATCATGGGACCTCTTTGTTGAAAAAGCTGGTAAACATGTTGCTGTCGACGATATAAAACCCTCTGCTGAAAAAATTGTTCGAAGGTGCAAGGGTCTTCCCCTCGCAATTGTCATTGTGGCACATGCAATGGCAAAACAACATGGAGTTGAAATGTGGGAGAATGCCTCGAGGGAAATGAAGCAATCAGACAAAGATCTCCGAGGTATGATAGATGAAgtacttcttcctttgaaattCAGTTATGATAGTTTGGACAATGAAATGCTCAAGAGTCTCTTTCTCTACTGTGCCTGTTTCCCTGAAGACTATAACATAAGGGGAGACCTAGACGACATGTTAAATTATTGGGTTGGAGAGGTAATAGTAGATCAGTTAGGGAGTTTGAAAGCTTCAAGGGATAAATTTGAGGATCTGATTCagagtttgaaaatttcttgCATGTTGGAAGATGGGGAGGAGAAAGGTAGTGTGAGGGTGCATAGTATCATGCGAGACCTTGCACTTTGGATTACTTCTTTAGAGTACTCTGATAGTAGCATCAAGTTCTTGAATAGGACAGGTATATCAGTTAAAGAGGCACCAAAGGCTCATGAGTGGGTAAATGCATCAAGGATTTCCTTAATAGATACCCAAATAAAGAAGTTCCCAGAGTTGGGAGAGGCATGCCAAAAGCTAACTGCTTTCTTATTCAGGGAAAATAAGCACTTCAGTGTTATTCCCCAAACAAATTTCTTGCAACACATGGGGCATCTTAGAGCACTCGATCTTTCTAGGTCACAGAATTTAGCATCTTTCCCAAATTCCTTGTCGTGTTTGGTGAATATTCGGGTGCTTAGGCTACATATGTGCAAAAGGTTGAGAGCATTGCCTTTGCCTGTACTAGGAATGCTCCGGCAACTCCAAGTTTTAGATTTGGGTTGGTGCTCTCAGTTGGACCAGCAAATCCTCGGAGGATCTGAATGTGAGAGATTAAGATACTTGGATGTGAAATTTTCCAAAGTTTCTATTCCAGCTGGGGTAATTTCTGGTTTGGACAATTTAGAGGAATTAAGATTTTATGCAtcgaataaaataaaatggagagtGAATTCtggtgaagaagatgaaaaaatggATGGGAGTGAGTCCACTAGTGGTGAGTCAATCATTGATGTGAGGGAGTTATCCTGCTTGACCAATTTAACATctcttaccatttcatttgaAGATATCATTATTTCTGATTGGTTCAAACCTTTGGCTAACAAGATTATTGCCTTGAATCTGAATCATTGCACAGTCGAAAAACAAGATTCTCTAGAAGCTCTCAACCTCGATAAATCCCAAAATCTATGGCAGTTAATAATTGAGGATTGCCCAG TAGTTGAGAAATGTAATAGCTTGAAGATGGTCTTCACGGAGGAAATGCCACGCCTATTTAACAACTTGAAGGAAATTAGAGTTGGGTATTGTGTGAGAGTGGAAGTACTTATTgaagcagaggaagaggaagaagaataa